In the genome of Tropicibacter oceani, one region contains:
- a CDS encoding OmpA family protein: MSRITFAGLGLCILAGCSATSQDPVYASFNREAGSLTDTGDFGNATMNNTLYQTGEKQYVYDLGQRFASEVLTTVNFAFNSAELDAGARDTLREQANWIRQFPEVRFNVYGHTDKVGGNDYNKSLGLKRANTVVNYLVSQGVERSRLEALVSYGESQPLIVTEGQDRRNRRTVTEVSGFVGRHPTVMDGKYAEVVYREYVRSGEPKTGLSGISGQDFLTETGTDGGGG, translated from the coding sequence ATGAGCAGGATCACCTTTGCGGGCTTGGGGCTTTGCATTCTGGCTGGATGCAGCGCCACCAGCCAGGACCCGGTCTATGCCTCGTTCAACCGCGAGGCGGGGTCGCTGACGGACACCGGCGATTTCGGCAACGCGACGATGAACAACACGCTCTATCAGACCGGCGAAAAGCAGTATGTCTACGATCTGGGGCAACGCTTTGCCTCCGAGGTTCTGACCACGGTCAACTTTGCCTTCAACAGCGCCGAGCTGGACGCAGGCGCGCGCGACACCCTGCGCGAACAGGCGAACTGGATCCGCCAGTTCCCCGAGGTCCGCTTTAACGTCTATGGCCATACCGACAAGGTCGGCGGCAACGACTATAACAAGAGCCTGGGCCTGAAACGCGCCAACACGGTCGTGAATTACCTTGTTTCCCAAGGGGTTGAACGCTCGCGGCTCGAGGCACTGGTCAGCTATGGCGAAAGCCAGCCGCTGATCGTCACCGAAGGCCAGGACCGCCGCAACCGGCGCACCGTGACCGAGGTATCGGGCTTTGTCGGCCGTCACCCCACCGTCATGGATGGCAAATACGCCGAGGTGGTTTACCGCGAATACGTACGCTCGGGCGAACCCAAGACCGGCCTTTCCGGGATCTCCGGTCAGGACTTCCTGACCGAAACCGGCACCGATGGCGGCGGCGGCTGA
- a CDS encoding AAA family ATPase, with protein sequence MTSISAQPTDPAPIAACTISRDVQNFDLLIEDMEGILGELWGDLGFDEALPFLTQPDAAHLEFVALAIDAIDEPDLAQLGAIIAGAKKRGVKVILIAEDVTPASLHQLLRQGADEFIPYPLPEGELAAAVERLRHPPARAEQPAESAAPKASSVKLKGDGDGILIAVQSIAGGCGASTLATNLAYELVTSATKGRAPRVCLIDLGLQFGSVATYLDLPRRESVLELLSDIDSMDGESFGQALVSFENKLQVFTSPADILPLDMLGAPEVKKLLDVAREHFDYVIVDMPGTLVNWTETVLNEAQVYFAMVELDMRSAQNTLRLKRALMAEDLPFDKLRFVLNRAPKFTDLQGKARVKRMADSLGIKLDVQFPDGGKVVMQACDHGLPLANHAAKNPLRKEISKLAASLIALGDTDAEAA encoded by the coding sequence ATGACGAGTATTTCCGCCCAGCCGACAGACCCCGCCCCCATCGCGGCCTGCACCATCAGCCGTGACGTCCAGAACTTCGACCTGTTGATCGAGGACATGGAAGGCATTCTTGGCGAACTCTGGGGGGATCTGGGCTTTGACGAGGCCCTGCCCTTCCTGACGCAACCCGACGCGGCGCACCTTGAATTCGTGGCCCTGGCCATCGACGCCATCGACGAACCCGACCTGGCCCAGCTGGGCGCGATCATCGCCGGCGCCAAGAAGCGCGGCGTCAAGGTCATCCTGATCGCCGAGGATGTCACCCCCGCGTCGCTGCACCAGTTGCTGCGCCAGGGGGCCGATGAATTCATTCCCTATCCCCTGCCCGAGGGCGAGCTGGCCGCGGCGGTCGAACGCCTGCGCCACCCCCCTGCCCGTGCCGAACAGCCCGCCGAGAGCGCCGCCCCCAAGGCCAGCAGCGTCAAGCTGAAAGGCGACGGCGACGGCATCCTGATTGCCGTGCAGTCGATCGCCGGCGGCTGCGGCGCCTCGACCCTGGCCACCAACCTGGCCTACGAACTGGTCACATCCGCGACCAAGGGCCGTGCGCCGCGCGTCTGCCTGATCGACCTTGGCCTGCAATTCGGGTCGGTAGCGACCTATCTTGACCTGCCGCGCCGCGAATCCGTGCTGGAACTGCTGTCCGACATCGACTCGATGGACGGGGAAAGCTTTGGCCAGGCGCTGGTCAGCTTCGAGAACAAACTGCAGGTCTTCACCTCGCCGGCCGATATCCTGCCGCTGGACATGCTGGGCGCGCCAGAGGTCAAAAAGCTGCTGGATGTGGCTCGCGAACACTTTGACTATGTGATCGTCGACATGCCCGGCACCCTGGTGAACTGGACCGAAACCGTCCTGAACGAAGCGCAGGTCTATTTCGCCATGGTCGAATTGGACATGCGTTCCGCCCAGAACACCCTGCGGCTGAAGCGGGCCTTGATGGCCGAGGACCTGCCCTTTGACAAGCTGCGCTTTGTCCTGAACCGCGCGCCCAAGTTCACCGACCTGCAGGGCAAGGCCCGGGTCAAGCGCATGGCCGACAGCCTGGGCATCAAGCTGGATGTACAATTCCCCGATGGCGGCAAGGTGGTGATGCAGGCCTGCGACCATGGCCTGCCGCTGGCCAACCACGCCGCGAAGAACCCGCTTCGCAAGGAAATTTCCAAACTGGCAGCGAGCTTGATCGCGCTGGGTGACACCGACGCTGAAGCAGCCTGA
- a CDS encoding CpaF family protein, whose protein sequence is MFSRYKKPSLKDASPVAAAAAPAAAAAAASTLPAVKPNVSSNAPTAARKVKVSSAAPAPQDKEKKRKERLSEVKLELHRALLDNLNLAAIDQAGELELREEINAIATESLQERGIVLNRDERRAMINDLYDEVKGLGPLETLLKDETVSDILVNGPHQIFIEQEGKLSLSDVTFKDEKHLMRIIDKIVSAVGRRVDESNPYVDARLQDGSRFNAMVPPIAIDGSLVSIRKFKKDKLGIDDLVNFGAFTEEMAVYLQAAVATRLNIIVSGGTGSGKTTTLNALSSFIDDSERILTIEDTAELQLQQTHVGRMESRPPNVEGKGAVTPRDCLKNALRMRPDRIIVGETRGEEVIDMLQAMNTGHDGSMTTIHANSARDGVARLENMIAMAGIEMPLKAVRSQISSAVNLIVQASRLQDGSRRMTSITEITGMEGDVISMQEIFRFQRVGLTPENKIIGHFTATGVRSHFSERFRMWGYDIPASIYEPFRPE, encoded by the coding sequence ATGTTTTCAAGATACAAGAAGCCTTCGCTCAAAGACGCCTCGCCGGTTGCGGCCGCAGCGGCCCCCGCGGCCGCCGCGGCCGCCGCATCCACGCTGCCGGCTGTGAAACCGAACGTATCCTCGAACGCGCCGACCGCGGCGCGCAAGGTCAAGGTCAGCTCGGCCGCGCCTGCCCCGCAGGACAAGGAAAAAAAGCGCAAGGAGCGCCTTTCCGAGGTCAAGCTGGAATTGCACCGCGCCCTGCTGGACAACCTGAACCTGGCCGCCATCGACCAGGCCGGAGAGCTTGAGCTGCGCGAAGAGATCAACGCCATCGCGACGGAATCGCTGCAGGAACGCGGCATTGTCCTGAACCGCGACGAACGCCGCGCGATGATCAACGACCTTTATGACGAGGTGAAGGGCCTGGGCCCGCTGGAAACCCTGCTCAAGGATGAAACGGTTTCCGATATCCTGGTCAACGGCCCCCACCAGATCTTTATCGAACAAGAGGGCAAGCTGTCCCTGTCGGACGTCACCTTCAAGGATGAAAAGCACCTGATGCGGATCATCGACAAGATCGTGTCGGCCGTGGGTCGCCGTGTCGATGAAAGCAACCCTTACGTCGACGCCCGTCTTCAGGACGGATCGCGTTTCAACGCCATGGTGCCGCCGATCGCCATCGACGGCAGCCTGGTGTCCATTCGTAAGTTCAAAAAGGACAAGCTGGGCATCGACGACCTGGTGAATTTCGGCGCCTTTACCGAAGAAATGGCCGTCTACCTGCAGGCCGCCGTGGCCACGCGCCTGAACATCATCGTGTCAGGCGGTACGGGTTCGGGTAAAACGACCACGCTGAACGCCCTGTCGTCTTTCATCGACGACAGTGAACGCATCCTGACGATCGAGGACACGGCCGAACTTCAGCTGCAGCAGACCCACGTCGGCCGCATGGAAAGCCGCCCGCCCAACGTCGAAGGCAAGGGCGCGGTCACCCCGCGCGACTGCCTGAAGAACGCCCTGCGGATGCGCCCCGACCGGATCATCGTCGGCGAAACGCGCGGCGAGGAAGTCATCGACATGCTGCAGGCCATGAACACCGGCCACGACGGTTCGATGACCACAATCCACGCCAACAGCGCCCGCGACGGTGTGGCGCGTCTGGAAAACATGATCGCCATGGCCGGGATCGAGATGCCGCTGAAAGCGGTGCGCTCGCAGATTTCCTCGGCTGTGAACCTGATCGTCCAGGCCAGCCGTTTGCAGGACGGCTCGCGCCGGATGACCTCGATCACCGAGATCACCGGCATGGAAGGTGACGTGATCTCCATGCAGGAAATCTTTCGCTTCCAGCGGGTTGGTCTGACCCCCGAAAACAAGATCATCGGCCATTTCACGGCCACGGGCGTGCGCAGCCACTTCTCGGAACGTTTCCGGATGTGGGGCTATGACATTCCTGCCTCGATCTACGAACCCTTCAGACCGGAGTAA
- a CDS encoding type II secretion system F family protein, translating to MLSAQPIIYGMIFIAVLVLVEGVYLVAFGKNISLNNKVNRRLDMLDKGEGREDVLAKLRKEMDQHMNSRSLPLYAILADKAQKAAIAFTPQQLIMVMAAVSVVAFLGLSIGTEAGFAVRLLMGTAMGVGGVYLWVNHKAKKRLSMIEEQLPDAVELMVRSLRTGYPFTSAISIVSKEIKDPLATEFGIIADEATYGRDIGEALKHMAERLDMQDLRFLAVAVAIQQQAGGNLAEILEGLAKVIRARFRLFRRVKAITAEAQWSGKFLSAFPLGALVFIQVAKPDYYDEVLDHPWFIPACIIVGVMLVLNMIVMKALVNIKV from the coding sequence ATGCTCAGCGCACAACCGATCATCTATGGCATGATCTTCATCGCAGTGCTGGTTCTGGTCGAAGGGGTCTACCTGGTCGCCTTTGGCAAGAACATCAGCCTGAACAACAAGGTCAATCGCCGGCTCGACATGCTCGACAAGGGCGAGGGCCGCGAGGACGTGCTGGCCAAGCTCCGCAAGGAGATGGACCAGCACATGAATTCACGGTCGCTGCCGCTGTACGCGATCCTGGCCGACAAGGCGCAAAAGGCGGCCATCGCCTTTACGCCGCAGCAGCTGATCATGGTCATGGCCGCGGTCAGCGTCGTGGCCTTTCTGGGCCTTTCCATCGGCACCGAGGCCGGTTTCGCCGTGCGCCTGTTGATGGGCACGGCCATGGGGGTTGGCGGTGTCTACCTGTGGGTCAACCACAAGGCCAAGAAACGCCTGTCGATGATCGAGGAACAGCTGCCCGACGCGGTCGAGCTGATGGTGCGGTCGCTGCGCACCGGCTATCCCTTTACCTCGGCCATTTCCATCGTGTCCAAGGAAATCAAGGACCCGCTGGCCACCGAATTCGGCATCATCGCCGACGAGGCAACCTATGGCCGCGACATCGGCGAGGCCCTGAAACACATGGCCGAACGTCTGGACATGCAGGATTTGCGCTTTCTCGCCGTGGCCGTCGCGATCCAGCAGCAGGCCGGCGGCAACCTGGCCGAGATCCTCGAAGGTCTGGCCAAGGTGATCCGCGCGCGGTTCCGCCTGTTCCGCCGGGTCAAGGCCATCACCGCCGAGGCGCAGTGGTCGGGCAAGTTCCTGTCCGCCTTCCCGCTGGGCGCGCTGGTCTTCATCCAGGTGGCCAAGCCTGACTACTACGACGAGGTGCTTGATCACCCGTGGTTCATTCCCGCCTGTATCATCGTGGGGGTCATGCTGGTGCTGAACATGATCGTCATGAAGGCGCTCGTTAACATCAAGGTCTGA
- a CDS encoding type II secretion system F family protein: MFDQLNTMITGMLGPAGPLIVVAGLAVLMILATIPMLLNSKPDPMDKLRQTGQEKMNADTRAILRDKKRNDKLNKYAQFLEPQDEKELSDIRMKLLQAGYRTKDAVQIYYFAQFALGLGLLALGVGYFLLFVDGASATMQQKLMYILGPGAAGYMAPKYWITKRVEKRKEEIQSGFPDALDMMLVCVEAGQSMDQSIVRVSKELRASYPALADEYEIIAHEMKAGKDKSQVLNDMSERCGVQDVSSFVTVLNQATTFGTSISDALRVYAGEMRDKRVMRAEEKANQLPTKMTLTTMMLTVPPLLIILVGPSAVGITQMGSIGQ; the protein is encoded by the coding sequence ATGTTTGACCAACTCAACACGATGATCACCGGAATGCTTGGCCCTGCGGGTCCGCTGATCGTGGTCGCAGGTCTGGCGGTTCTGATGATCCTTGCCACGATCCCGATGCTGCTGAATTCCAAGCCCGATCCGATGGACAAGCTTCGTCAGACCGGGCAGGAAAAGATGAACGCGGACACCCGCGCCATCCTGCGCGACAAGAAACGCAACGACAAGCTGAACAAATACGCCCAGTTCCTTGAACCGCAGGACGAAAAGGAACTGTCCGACATCCGGATGAAGCTGCTTCAGGCCGGCTATCGGACCAAGGACGCGGTGCAGATCTATTACTTTGCGCAATTCGCCCTGGGCCTTGGCCTGCTGGCCTTGGGCGTGGGTTATTTCCTGTTGTTCGTCGATGGCGCCAGCGCCACCATGCAGCAAAAGCTGATGTATATCCTTGGCCCCGGCGCCGCGGGCTACATGGCGCCCAAGTACTGGATCACCAAGCGGGTCGAAAAGCGCAAGGAAGAGATCCAGTCCGGCTTTCCGGACGCGCTGGACATGATGCTGGTCTGCGTCGAGGCGGGCCAGTCGATGGACCAGTCCATCGTCCGCGTGTCCAAGGAACTGCGCGCCTCTTACCCGGCGCTGGCCGATGAATACGAAATCATCGCCCACGAAATGAAGGCCGGCAAGGACAAGAGCCAGGTTCTGAACGACATGTCCGAACGCTGCGGCGTGCAGGATGTGTCCAGCTTCGTGACCGTGCTGAACCAGGCCACGACCTTCGGCACCTCGATCTCGGATGCGCTGCGGGTCTATGCAGGAGAGATGCGTGACAAAAGGGTCATGCGCGCCGAAGAAAAAGCAAACCAGTTGCCGACAAAGATGACCTTGACCACTATGATGCTGACAGTGCCGCCGCTGCTGATCATCCTTGTGGGTCCTTCGGCCGTCGGCATCACGCAGATGGGAAGTATCGGGCAATAA
- a CDS encoding tetratricopeptide repeat protein, with the protein MKLIHLGSVLSLIVLAACSSGGLGASDDSPYAPALDPRGEAVDGLLVGHRLMEAGEHDLALEAFTRAAGTRGMTSEVLTALGSANLALGRLNQSEKLLRRAIEAEGDWPEAWNNLGVVLIERGKIAEAVEVFRRAYALDNGESDSIRDNLRLALAKLENSDYDEDLKQEYKLVRRGSSVFLIVPTSG; encoded by the coding sequence ATGAAGCTGATCCACCTTGGGTCCGTTCTATCGCTGATCGTCCTGGCCGCCTGTTCTTCGGGCGGCCTTGGCGCGTCTGACGACAGTCCCTATGCCCCCGCGCTGGACCCGCGCGGCGAGGCAGTGGACGGGCTGCTGGTCGGGCATCGGCTGATGGAGGCGGGCGAACATGATCTCGCGCTCGAGGCCTTTACCCGCGCCGCCGGCACCCGCGGCATGACCAGCGAGGTGCTGACCGCGCTGGGGTCGGCCAACCTTGCGCTGGGGCGGCTGAACCAGTCGGAAAAGCTGCTGCGCCGCGCGATCGAAGCCGAAGGCGACTGGCCCGAAGCCTGGAACAATCTGGGCGTCGTGCTGATCGAGCGTGGCAAAATTGCCGAGGCCGTCGAGGTATTTCGCCGGGCCTATGCACTCGACAATGGCGAAAGTGACTCAATTCGGGACAATCTGCGCTTGGCACTCGCAAAATTGGAAAATTCCGATTATGATGAGGACCTGAAACAAGAATACAAACTCGTACGGCGCGGAAGCAGCGTGTTTCTGATCGTGCCGACAAGCGGGTAA
- a CDS encoding tetratricopeptide repeat protein has translation MRHPIVVTLAVAGFAALSACEKGIDKDAVDREFQGVNVVDETNLNDVMLTVGDPNEAVAYFQRALSQDPGRIDLMRGLAISLVKAKRITEAKIAWAKVVDHESATNDDRVELADVLIRSNDWPAAEKVLDAIPPTHETFKRYRLEAMIADGNKEWKKADSFYEIAVGLTTTPANVLNNWGYSKLTRGDYAEAEAMFYDAIRRDRNLFTAKNNLILARGAQGNYTMPVIPMSQVERAELLHTLGLAAVKRGDVEIGKGLLREAIDTHPQHFDSAARSLKALESSVTN, from the coding sequence ATGCGCCATCCCATAGTTGTGACCCTGGCCGTGGCAGGCTTTGCCGCGTTGTCGGCCTGTGAGAAAGGCATCGACAAGGACGCCGTCGATCGCGAATTCCAGGGCGTGAATGTCGTCGACGAAACCAACCTGAACGACGTCATGCTGACCGTGGGCGACCCGAACGAGGCCGTGGCCTATTTCCAGCGTGCCCTGTCGCAGGATCCCGGCCGCATCGACCTGATGCGCGGACTGGCGATTTCCCTGGTCAAGGCCAAGCGCATCACCGAGGCCAAGATCGCCTGGGCCAAGGTGGTCGACCACGAAAGCGCCACCAATGACGACCGGGTCGAACTGGCCGATGTGCTGATCCGCTCGAACGACTGGCCGGCCGCCGAAAAGGTGCTGGACGCCATTCCCCCGACCCATGAAACCTTCAAGCGGTACCGGCTCGAGGCGATGATCGCCGATGGCAACAAGGAATGGAAAAAGGCCGACAGCTTTTACGAAATCGCCGTGGGCCTGACGACGACACCGGCGAACGTGCTGAACAACTGGGGCTATTCCAAGCTGACGCGCGGCGACTATGCCGAAGCCGAGGCGATGTTCTATGACGCCATCCGCCGCGACCGCAACCTGTTCACCGCCAAGAACAACCTGATCCTGGCGCGCGGGGCGCAAGGCAATTACACCATGCCCGTGATCCCGATGAGCCAGGTCGAACGCGCCGAGTTGCTGCACACCCTGGGCCTGGCTGCGGTCAAACGCGGCGATGTCGAGATCGGCAAGGGCCTGCTGCGTGAAGCCATCGACACGCATCCCCAGCACTTTGACAGCGCCGCGCGCTCGCTCAAGGCGCTGGAATCCTCGGTGACCAACTGA
- a CDS encoding prepilin peptidase has product MHIPAFQATLFAILVVPICILTFYVDMRSKKISNLTVWALFLSFVAIGVFTMPLIDFAWRFVHYAVVFAYGLLLWFFRQIGAGDVKFAAVLALFIHAGDIRLMLLIAAAAMAAATLTVLVTRWTPLHRLAPEWKTWKGASADTAESVGKGKRFTIPMGTGFALMLSTYLIMGIFLGR; this is encoded by the coding sequence ATGCATATCCCGGCTTTTCAGGCGACGCTTTTCGCGATCCTCGTGGTACCGATCTGCATTCTGACCTTCTATGTCGACATGCGATCGAAAAAGATCAGCAACCTGACGGTCTGGGCGCTGTTCCTCAGCTTTGTCGCCATCGGCGTCTTTACCATGCCGCTGATCGATTTTGCCTGGCGCTTTGTCCATTACGCGGTGGTCTTTGCCTATGGGCTGCTCTTGTGGTTCTTTCGGCAGATCGGCGCGGGGGATGTGAAATTCGCCGCCGTGCTGGCGCTGTTCATCCATGCTGGCGACATCCGCCTGATGCTGCTGATTGCCGCCGCCGCCATGGCCGCCGCGACGCTGACCGTGCTGGTCACGCGCTGGACGCCGCTGCATCGCCTGGCCCCCGAATGGAAAACCTGGAAAGGCGCCAGCGCCGATACCGCAGAGTCGGTCGGCAAGGGCAAGCGGTTCACCATTCCCATGGGCACCGGCTTTGCGCTGATGCTCAGCACCTACCTGATCATGGGCATTTTCCTGGGCCGCTGA
- a CDS encoding ATPase, which produces MNMQTSAVMAPPSPKTLDEVGLSLVMIRDIVLKTLFRKNTNVVTELAKAICLPVPITQEIVDMARGQGLLEAMGTLGAGGTVSSEMPYQLTDTGKARALDALAQSEYFGPMPVPLDVYREQIQRQSIRNIQITRDQLTGAMGHLILPDDLIANLGPAVSSGRSILMYGPPGNGKSSISNGIRDAMGDKIYVPRAIEYSGQVITVYDPIVHTKAEADTENPNGLRRTARYDRRYELCARPTVITGGELSLSMLDLVYNPTARTYQAPLQLKSTGGIFIVDDLGRQAEPPQKLVNRWIVPLEENKDILALQSGEKFEVPFDTLVIFSTNFHPNEIFDQAALRRIFFKIKIGGPGQEDFLKIFALVARKKRMQLDEASLVHLLKNKYPTINNVYANYQPVFLIDQMIAVCDFEGIPYKMTPDLVDRAWDNMFVKDEIIVK; this is translated from the coding sequence ATGAATATGCAGACCAGCGCCGTCATGGCGCCCCCGTCCCCCAAAACCCTGGACGAAGTCGGCCTGTCGCTGGTGATGATCCGCGACATCGTGCTGAAAACCCTTTTCCGCAAGAACACCAACGTGGTGACCGAACTGGCCAAGGCGATCTGCCTGCCTGTTCCGATCACCCAGGAAATCGTCGACATGGCCCGCGGCCAGGGCCTGCTCGAGGCGATGGGCACCCTGGGCGCCGGCGGCACCGTCAGCAGCGAAATGCCCTATCAGCTGACCGATACCGGCAAGGCCCGTGCGCTGGACGCCCTGGCGCAGTCCGAATACTTTGGCCCGATGCCGGTGCCGCTGGATGTCTACCGCGAACAGATCCAGCGCCAGTCGATCCGCAACATCCAGATCACCCGCGACCAGCTGACCGGCGCCATGGGCCACCTGATCCTGCCCGACGACCTGATCGCCAACCTTGGCCCCGCCGTCAGCTCCGGCCGCTCGATCCTGATGTACGGGCCTCCGGGCAACGGCAAATCCTCGATCTCGAACGGTATTCGCGATGCCATGGGCGACAAGATCTATGTGCCCCGCGCCATCGAATATTCCGGTCAGGTGATCACCGTCTACGACCCCATCGTGCACACCAAGGCCGAGGCCGACACCGAAAACCCCAACGGGCTGCGCCGCACCGCGCGCTATGATCGCCGCTATGAACTGTGCGCCCGTCCCACCGTGATCACCGGGGGCGAGCTGTCCCTGTCGATGCTGGATCTTGTCTACAACCCCACTGCGCGCACCTACCAGGCGCCGCTTCAGCTCAAGTCCACCGGCGGCATCTTTATCGTCGACGACCTTGGCCGCCAGGCCGAACCGCCGCAAAAGCTGGTCAACCGCTGGATCGTTCCGCTGGAAGAAAACAAGGACATCCTGGCCCTGCAATCGGGCGAAAAGTTCGAGGTGCCCTTCGACACGCTGGTGATCTTTTCCACCAACTTCCACCCGAACGAGATCTTTGACCAGGCCGCCCTGCGCCGGATCTTCTTCAAGATCAAGATCGGCGGCCCCGGCCAGGAGGATTTCCTCAAGATCTTTGCCCTGGTCGCCCGCAAGAAGCGGATGCAACTGGACGAGGCCAGCCTGGTCCATCTGCTCAAGAACAAATATCCGACGATCAACAATGTCTATGCGAACTACCAGCCGGTGTTTCTGATCGACCAGATGATTGCCGTCTGCGATTTCGAGGGCATCCCCTACAAGATGACCCCGGACCTGGTCGACCGGGCGTGGGACAACATGTTCGTCAAGGACGAGATCATCGTGAAATGA
- a CDS encoding MarR family transcriptional regulator, which yields MRARENIMAPIRHMLADTGVTEQQWRVLRVLAETSPLDASQVAERACLLLPSLTRIARTMADKGLIDMAQDAQDRRRQLLAIAPEGQRILTDNHAQAVRIVEGFKARLGNEDYEHLLDLLATLSDLPPDP from the coding sequence ATGCGGGCACGGGAAAACATCATGGCCCCGATCCGCCACATGCTGGCGGATACCGGTGTGACGGAACAGCAATGGCGCGTTTTGCGGGTGCTGGCGGAAACCAGTCCGCTGGACGCCAGCCAGGTGGCCGAGCGCGCCTGCCTGTTACTGCCCAGCCTGACGCGGATCGCGCGGACGATGGCGGACAAGGGGCTGATCGACATGGCGCAGGACGCGCAGGACCGTCGCCGCCAGTTGCTGGCGATTGCGCCGGAAGGGCAGCGCATCCTGACGGACAACCATGCCCAGGCGGTGCGCATTGTCGAAGGCTTCAAGGCGCGGCTGGGCAACGAAGATTACGAACATCTTCTGGACCTGCTGGCCACCCTGTCTGATCTGCCGCCCGACCCATAG
- a CDS encoding 5-carboxymethyl-2-hydroxymuconate isomerase — MPHFQIDYSGNLETVVDMAAFCETIRACAARIETFPLAGIRVRAVRVDHCALADGNPAHGFIDISIRLRAGRPRDVKAEATQRIFDAAQGFLADAMQTHSIALSLEMRDIDPDLSPKTGTIRDHMKG, encoded by the coding sequence ATGCCGCATTTTCAGATCGACTATTCCGGCAATCTTGAAACCGTCGTGGACATGGCCGCGTTTTGCGAAACGATCCGCGCCTGCGCCGCGCGGATCGAAACCTTTCCGCTGGCCGGCATCCGGGTGCGGGCGGTGCGGGTCGATCATTGCGCCCTGGCCGATGGCAACCCCGCGCATGGGTTCATCGACATTTCCATCCGCCTGCGCGCGGGGCGTCCGCGGGACGTCAAGGCCGAGGCGACCCAGCGCATCTTTGACGCCGCGCAGGGCTTTCTGGCCGATGCGATGCAGACCCATTCCATCGCGCTCTCGCTGGAGATGCGCGACATCGACCCGGATCTGTCGCCGAAAACCGGCACCATCCGCGATCACATGAAAGGCTAG